One Streptococcus sp. VT 162 genomic window, CGGCTAGCTGGATCAAAGATGGTTTGTTGAACAATGGTTCACAATTTGATGGTGGAGCAGACATCCAAAACTTTGCCAACGGTCAAACTTCATACACAATCCTTTGGGCGCCAGCTCAAAACGGTATCCAAGCGAAACTCTTGGAAGCAAGTAAGGTAGATGTGGTAGAAGTACCATTCCCATCAGACTCTGGTAAACCATCTCTTGAATACCTTGTAAACGGATTTGCAGTGTTTAACAACAAAGACGATAAGAAAGTCGCAGCTGCTAAGAAATTCGTTCAATTCATCGCAGATGACAAAGAATGGGGTCCTAAAGACGTAGTTCGTACAGGTGCCTTCCCAGTTCGTACTTCATTTGGCAAACTTTATGAAGACAAACGTATGGAAACAATCAGTGGCTGGACTAAATACTACTCACCATACTACAACACTATCGATGGATTTGCTGAAATGAGAACACTTTGGTTCCCAATGTTGCAATCTGTATCAAATGGTGACGAAAAACCAGCGGATGCTTTGAAAGCCTTCACTGAAAAAGCTAACGAAACAATCAAAAAAGCTACAAAACAATAAGCACTAAGTCAGATTGATTCCCCCCTTTTCCCTGTGCACTACGGTGTAAGAAAAGGGGGACTTTTGTTTGAAATGGTAGGAACTGTCACGAAATTAAAATGAAGTTCTTACATAAGCGAATCTTAAAAAATTTCATTTTGGTTTTAAAACAGTTCAAGAAAATCAAAAACTATTCTATTTGAAAGAGAGGTGCCGACTGTGAAAGTCAATAAAATTCGTATGCGGGAAACAGTGATTTCCTACGCTTTCCTAGCACCAGTGTTATTCTTCTTTGTGATCTTTGTCTTGGCTCCTATGATTATGGGATTCATTACAAGTTTCTTTAACTACTCCATGACTAAATTTGAGTTTGTAGGCTTTGACAACTACATTCGCATGTTTAAAGACCCTGTCTTTGTGAAGTCTTTGATCAATACCGTTATCCTGGTTATTGGATCTGTTCCGATTGTGGTTCTCTTCTCGCTCTTTGTAGCATCTCAAACCTATCATCAAAATGCCATTGCCCGTTCTTTCTATCGTTTCGTCTTCTTCCTTCCTGTAGTTACAGGTAGTGTTGCCGTAACGGTTGTATGGAAATGGATCTATGACCCCCTATCAGGGATTCTAAACTTTGTCCTTAAGTCAAGCCACATCATCAGCCAAAACATTTCTTGGCTGGGTGACAAAAACTGGGCTTTGCTAGCGATTATGATTATCCTTTTGACAACATCTGTTGGTCAACCGATTATCCTTTATATCGCTGCTATGGGGAATATTGATAACTCACTTGTTGAAGCGGCGCGTGTTGACGGTGCGACTGAGTTTCAAGTCTTCTGGAAGATCAAATGGCCTAGCCTTCTTCCAACAACTCTTTACATCGCGATTATTACGACTATCAACTCATTCCAATGTTTCGCCTTGATTCAGTTGTTGACTTCTGGTGGTCCAAACTACTCAACAAGTACCTTGATGTACTACCTTTACGAAAAAGCCTTCCAATTGACAGAATACGGCTATGCAAATACCATCGGTGTCTTCTTGGCAGTGATGATTGCCATTGTCAGCTTTGCTCAATTCAAGATCCTCGGAAACGACGTAGAATACTAAAGAAAGGAGACAGTTATGCAACCTACACAAAAGAAACCCTTAACAGCTTTTACTGTTATCTCAACGATTATCTTGCTCTTGTTGACCGTACTGTTCATCTTTCCATTCTACTGGATCTTGACAGGGGCCTTCAAATCACAACCTGATACCATTATGATTCCACCACAGTGGTTCCCTAAAATGCCAACCATGGAGAACTTCCAACAACTCATGGTGCAAAACCCTGCTATGCAGTGGATGTGGAACTCTGTATTTATCTCACTGGTAACCATGTTCTTAGTCTGTGCAACCTCTTCTCTAGCAGGTTATGTCTTGGCTAAAAAACGTTTCTATGGTCAGCGCATTCTCTTTGCAGTCTTTATCGCTGCCATGGCTCTTCCAAAACAAGTTGTCCTTGTACCATTGGTACGTATCGTCAACTTCATGGGAATTCACGATACTCTTTGGGCAGTTATCTTGCCTTTGATTGGATGGCCATTTGGGGTCTTCCTTATGAAACAGTTCAGCGAAAACATCCCTACAGAATTGCTTGAATCAGCTAAAATCGACGGTTGTGGTGAGATTCGTACCTTCTGGAGCGTAGCCTTCCCTATCGTGAAACCAGGATTTGCAGCCCTTGCAATCTTTACCTTCATCAATACTTGGAACGACTACTTCATGCAGTTGGTTATGTTGACTTCACGTCAAAACTTGACTATCTCACTCGGGGTTGCGACCATGCAGGCCGAAATGGCAACCAACTATGGTTTGATCATGGCGGGTGCAGCTCTTGCAGCCGTGCCAATCGTAACGGTCTTCCTTGTCTTCCAAAAATCCTTCACTCAGGGTATTACTATGGGAGCGGTCAAAGGTTAAGAAAAGTAAATTAGTGTATCAAGATTGCAGAAGTGGTCTTGACATGCCATGGAAATATAGAGTTATAAGTGTCTACAAAATGGAGAGTATGCAGTTACTTCGTGAAGTTTTGTCAGACACTTATAAACTTAAGAATGAACTCTTTTCATGATACTAGTTAGAGTAGGTTCGTTTTATGGTAGCTATTTCCCGCTTTAGTGGTATCTAAGACAAGTATCTTACGCTTATCTTAGACGGAATTTTTGAGACTGACGATGAAGGAGTGAAAGGCTCAAAAATTAGGAATGAAATTCCGAAGGAATTTGCTTCCGTCCGCACTATTACAGGGAAATAGAGAAAGGATAATTCGAAACTGAAAAATAGTAACTATCAGAAACGAAGGAAACAGTATGATTTTTGACGATTTGAAAAACATCGCCTTTTACAAGGGAATCCATCCCAATCTAGACAAGGCTATCGACTATCTCTATCAGCACCGTAAGGATTCTTTTGAACTCGGTAAGTATGAGATTGACGGGGACAAGGTCTTTCTAGTTGTTCAGGAAAATGTCCTCAACCAAGCTGAAAATGATCAATTTGAGCATCATAAGAACTATGCAGACTTGCATTTGCTGGTAGAAGGACATGAATATTCGAGCTACGGTTCACGTATCAAAGACGAAGCGGTAGCATTCGATGAAGCGAGTGACATTGGCTTTGTCCATTGTCATGAACGCTACCCACTCTTGTTGGGTTATCACAATTTTGCGATTTTCTTCCCAGGAGAACCGCACCAGCCAAATGGCTATGCAGGTATGGAAGAGAAGGTTCGCAAATATCTCTTTAAAATTTTGATTGATTAAAAGAATCAGGAGGAGCAAACATGGCACAAAAAGGAGTAAGCCTTATTAAGGCAGCATTTGACACAGATAACTTTCTCATGCGTTTCAGTGAGAAGGTCTTGGATATCGTCACAGTCAATCTTCTTTTTGTCGTCTCTTGTTTGCCCATTGTGACGATTGGAGTGGCGAAAATCAGCCTTTACGAGACCATGTTTGAGATTAAGAGAAGCAGACGAGTTCCAGTTTTCAGAACCTATCTAAGAGCTTTCAAGCAAAATCTGAAACTGGGGCTTCAGTTAGGTTTGCTAGAGTTGGGCATTGTGTCATTAAGCCTTCTAGACCTCTATCTCTTCTGGGGCCAGACAGCTTTACCTTTCCAGATTGTGAAAGCAATTTGTTTGGGGATTCTCATCTTCCTCACTCTCGTGATGTTGGCTAGTTATCCCATCGCTGCGCGCTATGATTTATCTTGGAAAGAAGTGCTGCAAAAAGGGCTTATCTTGGCAAGTTTTAACTTTCCATGGTTCTTCCTCATGTTAGCTATTCTCTTTCTCATAGTGATGGTTCTTTATCTATCCGCCTTCACTCTCCTTTTGGGTGGGTCAGCCTTTATCCTCTTTGGTTTTGGTTTGCTGGTCTTTCTCCAAGCAGGATTGATGGAGAAAATTTTCGCCAAATACCAGTAGGATGACTAGTTTCTGAAACTACTTTCAATCGTTACAGTTTCTAAAATACAAGTAGAAACTAAAATCTAAGTGTATACAAGATATTGAAAGCGATTTTCACAAGGTGTATACTAAACTTGTAAAAATAGAACTGCTCTCAGCAGAAAAAAAGAAATCTTAGGAGAAAATCTATGTCAGATTTGAAAAAATACGAAGGTGTCATTCCAGCCTTCTACGCATGTTATGATGATCAAGGAGAAGTCAGTCCAGAGCGTACGCGCGACTTGGTCCAATACTTCATTGATAAGGGTGTTCAAGGTCTCTATGTCAATGGTTCTTCTGGTGAATGTATCTACCAAAGTGTGGCAGATCGCAAGTTGATTTTGGAAGAAGTCATGGCAGTTGCCAAGGGCAAATTGACTATCATCGCTCACGTAGCTTGCAACAATACCAAAGATAGTATGGAACTTGCTCGCCACGCAGAAAGCTTGGGAGTAGATGCCATTGCAACGATTCCACCGATTTACTTCCGTTTGCCAGAATACTCAGTTGCTAAATACTGGAACGATATCAGTTCTGCAGCTCCAAACACAGACTACGTTATCTACAACATTCCTCAATTAGCAGGTGTTGCTTTGACTCCAAGTCTCTACACTGAAATGTTGAAGAATCCACGTGTTATCGGTGTTAAGAACTCTTCTATGCCAGTTCAAGATATCCAAACCTTTGTCAGCCTTGGTGGAGAAGACCACATCGTCTTTAATGGTCCAGATGAACAGTTCCTAGGTGGACGGCTCATGGGTGCTAAAGCTGGTATCGGTGGTACTTACGGTGCGATGCCAGAACTCTTCTTGAAACTCAATGAGTTGATTGCTGAGAAAGACTTGGAAACAGCGCGTGAATTGCAATACGCTATCAACGCAATCATTGGTAAATTGACTGCTGCACATGGAAATATGTACGGTGTCATCAAAGAAGTCTTGAAAATCAATGAAGGCTTGAACATTGGTTCAGTTCGTTCACCATTGACGCCAGTGACTGAAGAAGATCGACCAGTTGTAGAAGCAGCAGCGCAATTGATTCGTGAAACCAAGGAGCGCTTCCTCTAATCCATAAGGAGGTATTTATGACACACTACGTTGCAATTGATATCGGTGGAACCAATATCAAATATGGTTTGATTGACCAAGAAGGCCAACTTGTTGAATCGCATGAAATGCCAACCGAGGCGCATAAGGGTGGACCTCATATCTTACAAAAGACAAAAGATATCGTAGCCAGCTATTTAGAAAAAGGCCCAGTAGCAGGTGTTGCCATTTCTTCTGCTGGGATGGTGGATCCAGATAAGGGTGAGATTTTCTACGCTGGTCCTCAGATTCCCAACTATGCAGGAACTCAGTTCAAGAAGGAAATTGAGACGAGCTTTAATATCCCTTGTGAGATTGAAAATGATGTCAACTGTGCAGGTCTGGCTGAGGCAGTATCTGGTTCAGGCAAGGGAGCGAGTATCACACTTTGCTTGACCATTGGAACAGGTATCGGTGGTTGCTTGATTATGGATGGGAAAGTCTTCCATGGATTTAGCAATTCGGCCTGCGAAGTCGGTTACATGCACATGCAGGATGGAGCTTTTCAGGATCTTGCTTCTACGACAGCCTTGGTTGAGTATGTAGCAACAGCTCATGGAGATTCAGTTGATCAGTGGAATGGCCGACGCATTTTCAAGGAAGCCACTGAAGGAAATAAAATCTGTATGGCAGGTATTGACCGTATGGTAGACTATCTAGGAAAAGGTCTGGCAAATATTTGCTATGTGGCCAATCCAGAAGTGGTCATTCTCGGTGGCGGTATCATGGGGCAAGAGGCTATCCTCAAGCCTAAGATTCGCGCAGCCTTGAAGGCGGCCTTGGTACCAAGCCTAGCTGAAAAAACACGATTAGAATTTGCCCATCACCAAAATACAGCAGGGATGTTGGGAGCCTATTACCATTTCAAAACAAAACAATCTTAGTTTGGAACTATAGAATTAAGAAAAACACTTAATCACTACTTGAGTGAAAACTGTTTTGCTTAATTCTTTTTTTATTGAAAAATTTGAGCCAAAGGATGTAATCGTGAGAAACTAGGAGAAAATAACCGACTTGCATGAGAAGTTAAGGAGAGAGCAATTCTATCATCCATTGAATTGTTATTTAGCTTGAGTAAATGAGAAAATGTGGAAAAGTGATATAATGAGATGGGCGAAAATTGGTAAATTAGAATTTGTAGAGGTGAAAAAAATGTAATGGCAACCTATTCACCTGAAGTCGAAATCATATAAAATTACGAGGAGATTGTAAGATGAGTAATTATATAAAATTAAATGAAGATAGATGGAATAATGTAAAAAACGACTATACTGAGCCATTGACACATGAAGAATTAGAAGAAGTTAGAAAGCATCCAATTTCTGTTGCCTTAACTGTTGGGAAAAAAGTTCCAACAGAATGGTTTGAAAAAGCCAAGGGAAAAAAGATATTAGGGTTAGCTTGTGGTGGTGGACAGCAGGGTCCCGTTTTTGCTGCAAAAGGTTATGATGTCACCATTATGGATTTTTCTAAATCACAATTAGAAAGAGATGAAATGGTTGCTAAAAGAGAAGGCTTAAAAATCAATACCGTTCAAGGTGATATGACAAAACCATTTCCATTTGAAGATGAAACTTTTGATATTATTTTTAATCCAGTTTCAAATGTATATATAGAAGATTTAGAAAACATGTATAAAGAAGCCTCTCGAGTATTGAAAAAGGGTGGACTGTTAATGGTCGGATTTATGAATCCCTGGATCTACATGTATGATGCTGACACTGTATGGGACAAACCCGATGAGGAATTACTTTTAAAGTTTGCACTACCTTTTAATTCAAGAGAGCTTGAAGAGGAAGGCAAAATCACCATCAATCCAGAATATGGATATGAATTTAGCCATACCTTAGAAACACAGATTAGAGGACAACTAAAAAACGGTCTCGCTATGATCGATTTTTATGAATCTTGTGACAAAAGACATCGATTATCACGGTATGGAAATGATTATATCGCAACACTTTGCATTAAACTATGATATTATAGAACGTACTTCTGAAGCATAGCTCGTTTTATTTTACGATTAGAATTTGTCCATCACCAAAATACCGCAGGGATGTTGGGTGCCTATTATCATTTCAAAACAAAACAATCCTAGTTTGGTTTAACCAAACTAGGATTTTCTAACACGTTTTTGTCTACGATAGCCATTGAGCTTTTTGTTTTCCCAATAACTATTAAAGATTTTTTCTTTGCTATCGCGATTGATTTCTAAAAAGTAGGCATAAATCAAATCTATTAAAATGAGCATAGGGAGTTGAGCGGAAATACGCTGGATGTAAGAAGATTGACTGTGGCTTGCGACAAGGACCGTTTCGGTATAGGCCTGACTGTTTTTGTTTGGAGC contains:
- a CDS encoding acetylneuraminate ABC transporter permease, whose translation is MKVNKIRMRETVISYAFLAPVLFFFVIFVLAPMIMGFITSFFNYSMTKFEFVGFDNYIRMFKDPVFVKSLINTVILVIGSVPIVVLFSLFVASQTYHQNAIARSFYRFVFFLPVVTGSVAVTVVWKWIYDPLSGILNFVLKSSHIISQNISWLGDKNWALLAIMIILLTTSVGQPIILYIAAMGNIDNSLVEAARVDGATEFQVFWKIKWPSLLPTTLYIAIITTINSFQCFALIQLLTSGGPNYSTSTLMYYLYEKAFQLTEYGYANTIGVFLAVMIAIVSFAQFKILGNDVEY
- a CDS encoding sugar ABC transporter permease, translated to MQPTQKKPLTAFTVISTIILLLLTVLFIFPFYWILTGAFKSQPDTIMIPPQWFPKMPTMENFQQLMVQNPAMQWMWNSVFISLVTMFLVCATSSLAGYVLAKKRFYGQRILFAVFIAAMALPKQVVLVPLVRIVNFMGIHDTLWAVILPLIGWPFGVFLMKQFSENIPTELLESAKIDGCGEIRTFWSVAFPIVKPGFAALAIFTFINTWNDYFMQLVMLTSRQNLTISLGVATMQAEMATNYGLIMAGAALAAVPIVTVFLVFQKSFTQGITMGAVKG
- a CDS encoding beta-galactosidase subunit beta; amino-acid sequence: MIFDDLKNIAFYKGIHPNLDKAIDYLYQHRKDSFELGKYEIDGDKVFLVVQENVLNQAENDQFEHHKNYADLHLLVEGHEYSSYGSRIKDEAVAFDEASDIGFVHCHERYPLLLGYHNFAIFFPGEPHQPNGYAGMEEKVRKYLFKILID
- a CDS encoding N-acetylneuraminate lyase, translated to MSDLKKYEGVIPAFYACYDDQGEVSPERTRDLVQYFIDKGVQGLYVNGSSGECIYQSVADRKLILEEVMAVAKGKLTIIAHVACNNTKDSMELARHAESLGVDAIATIPPIYFRLPEYSVAKYWNDISSAAPNTDYVIYNIPQLAGVALTPSLYTEMLKNPRVIGVKNSSMPVQDIQTFVSLGGEDHIVFNGPDEQFLGGRLMGAKAGIGGTYGAMPELFLKLNELIAEKDLETARELQYAINAIIGKLTAAHGNMYGVIKEVLKINEGLNIGSVRSPLTPVTEEDRPVVEAAAQLIRETKERFL
- a CDS encoding TetR family transcriptional regulator, which produces MSNYIKLNEDRWNNVKNDYTEPLTHEELEEVRKHPISVALTVGKKVPTEWFEKAKGKKILGLACGGGQQGPVFAAKGYDVTIMDFSKSQLERDEMVAKREGLKINTVQGDMTKPFPFEDETFDIIFNPVSNVYIEDLENMYKEASRVLKKGGLLMVGFMNPWIYMYDADTVWDKPDEELLLKFALPFNSRELEEEGKITINPEYGYEFSHTLETQIRGQLKNGLAMIDFYESCDKRHRLSRYGNDYIATLCIKL